One segment of Aquimarina sp. BL5 DNA contains the following:
- a CDS encoding right-handed parallel beta-helix repeat-containing protein — protein sequence MKKLPYYLLFVIAFSYISCSNEGFEEIVADVEEEVEEEEDTNEEEEEDTDITSDNPCDFDLSGIAANSTIIIDCLLDLEGATVNLPANVNFDFEGGDIFNGTLVFSGGYIDGRLLNSDLTTEGDVVLKDPTFIFTPSRWKNIIEGQTTSDIALENNANLENLFYLTKEMEATTFKIDQFDAYFEVTKITPPAVQTFRASKEAVNIPSNFTLLMTDNTHLRTFPAEAGIENGAILAFNDVDNSTVRGGWLHGDREERSYSAADNGLEGSHLIHVQSGRNVTIDSVNFIEGSKGGLTVYSKGFSTNPANYYPTKGVTIKNCLFKDIRRMGISLTDGSDIIVEGNTFINNGQPMPNSDGGEVGYAINVEPARRRDDNGVLLELQKAFDITIRNNTETNSRAGFVTVTIGQDITVEDNDIGTRVVYSLTNGTKILNNRFNAAGSATESWAIFAAGTGETVFNNEIAGNEIAGYTTGIVVSSNEAYVHDNIISDVAVGLQMSKPNDARVIDNDIVASEKGIAATNTFINNGEIRGNDITTTNGNGFHIFFSTLNNTDETRNYNVILEENKFFNSNKVTFANANGVTFRNNDVTGGIELGNATNVTITSNTKIDPSDSDGIRIYGTHTDVSISNNNILEPSGAERYNCINNNSDTPNGVNLSGNTCTTR from the coding sequence ATGAAAAAGTTACCTTATTACCTATTATTTGTAATAGCCTTCTCCTACATTTCTTGTAGTAATGAAGGTTTTGAAGAAATTGTTGCTGATGTTGAAGAAGAAGTTGAAGAAGAGGAAGACACTAATGAAGAAGAGGAAGAAGATACTGACATAACTTCAGATAATCCTTGTGATTTTGATCTTTCTGGTATCGCTGCAAATTCTACCATTATTATTGATTGTTTATTAGACCTTGAAGGCGCAACTGTTAATTTACCTGCAAATGTCAATTTTGATTTTGAAGGTGGAGATATATTTAATGGTACACTTGTTTTCTCTGGTGGATATATTGACGGAAGACTTTTAAATTCTGATTTAACGACAGAAGGTGATGTAGTGCTTAAAGATCCTACTTTTATCTTCACTCCATCCAGATGGAAAAATATTATAGAAGGACAAACAACATCGGACATTGCTTTAGAAAACAATGCTAATTTGGAAAATCTGTTCTATTTAACTAAAGAAATGGAGGCAACCACTTTTAAAATTGATCAATTCGACGCTTATTTTGAGGTTACTAAAATTACCCCTCCTGCCGTACAAACTTTTAGAGCAAGTAAAGAAGCTGTTAATATTCCATCGAATTTCACCTTGTTAATGACAGATAATACACACCTTCGAACTTTTCCTGCAGAAGCAGGAATAGAAAACGGAGCGATACTTGCTTTTAATGATGTAGATAACTCTACTGTTCGTGGTGGATGGTTACACGGAGATAGAGAGGAACGTAGTTATTCTGCTGCTGATAATGGATTAGAAGGAAGTCATCTTATACACGTGCAATCTGGAAGAAACGTTACTATTGATAGTGTTAATTTTATAGAAGGTTCTAAAGGAGGACTTACTGTATATTCCAAAGGGTTTTCTACGAATCCTGCTAACTACTACCCGACTAAAGGTGTAACTATTAAAAATTGTCTTTTTAAAGATATTAGACGAATGGGGATTTCACTTACTGATGGTAGCGATATAATAGTTGAAGGGAATACTTTTATAAATAATGGACAACCTATGCCAAACTCTGACGGAGGAGAAGTTGGTTACGCTATTAATGTAGAACCAGCAAGAAGAAGAGATGATAATGGAGTGCTATTAGAATTACAAAAAGCATTTGATATTACTATTAGAAATAATACAGAAACTAATAGTAGAGCCGGATTTGTAACGGTAACTATCGGACAAGACATTACAGTAGAAGATAATGACATAGGAACCAGAGTAGTATATTCGCTTACTAATGGAACCAAAATATTGAATAATAGGTTTAATGCTGCTGGAAGTGCAACCGAGAGTTGGGCTATTTTTGCTGCAGGAACAGGCGAAACTGTATTTAATAATGAAATTGCTGGTAATGAAATTGCTGGATATACTACAGGTATTGTGGTTAGTTCTAATGAAGCTTATGTTCATGATAATATTATTAGTGATGTTGCTGTAGGCTTACAGATGAGTAAACCAAATGATGCAAGAGTTATTGATAATGATATAGTAGCATCTGAAAAAGGTATAGCTGCTACTAATACTTTTATTAATAATGGAGAAATTAGAGGAAACGATATTACTACAACTAATGGAAATGGATTTCATATTTTCTTCTCTACTTTAAATAATACTGATGAAACTAGGAATTACAATGTAATTCTTGAAGAAAATAAGTTTTTTAATTCTAATAAGGTCACTTTTGCTAACGCCAACGGTGTAACTTTTAGAAATAATGATGTTACTGGAGGTATCGAATTAGGAAATGCTACAAATGTTACTATTACGTCTAATACAAAAATAGATCCTTCTGATAGTGATGGAATTCGTATTTATGGAACCCACACTGATGTATCTATTTCTAATAATAACATATTAGAACCTTCTGGGGCGGAAAGATATAACTGTATAAATAATAATTCGGATACTCCAAATGGCGTTAATCTTAGCGGCAACACATGTACGACTAGATAA
- a CDS encoding phenylacetate--CoA ligase family protein — translation MGKMQEKIYNSLPYPFKFILLNVKAFQNSKQRYTKEFDAFLKEYIDLWNADSDHIKAYQKSRLILLLSEALEHSDWYAKIMKELGVKLKDIEENPYDVLQKMPILTKSERKSNPDVLVNKSRNTDGIGYTSGTSGAPTINYLDKESINRSFALWRRFHKAIGLETKRVKQVRFSGRLIVKPDAKKPPFWVYNYFENQLLMSTYHLTNDNLFHYVKKLNRFKPILLDGYPSAIYIISRFINQNNLTLSFTPKAIAVTAETLYDYQRLEIEKAFNCHVYNQYASSEGSPFITECTEGNLHLNTDSGIFEFINIKGEKAKEGDVAQLVVTSFTNLKTPLIRYNIEDTVLLSEEGKTCDCGCAMPIIEKLTGREDDILWTKEKGYVGRMDTAYKGLEGIVKSQIIQENPDEILVNLIADHQFDAKMQEKLVHNLKDRLGQNIRYQIQVVKDIPLGPNGKFDAVKRNFTIEL, via the coding sequence ATGGGAAAAATGCAGGAGAAAATATATAATAGTTTGCCTTATCCTTTTAAGTTTATATTGCTTAATGTAAAAGCATTTCAGAATTCTAAACAACGATATACTAAAGAGTTTGATGCTTTTTTAAAAGAATACATTGATTTATGGAATGCAGATAGTGATCATATAAAAGCTTATCAAAAAAGTAGATTGATACTTCTGTTATCAGAAGCATTAGAGCACTCTGATTGGTATGCTAAAATAATGAAGGAACTTGGTGTAAAATTAAAGGATATTGAAGAAAATCCTTATGATGTACTTCAGAAAATGCCAATCCTGACTAAATCAGAAAGAAAATCAAATCCAGATGTATTAGTAAATAAAAGTCGAAATACTGACGGGATAGGATATACCAGTGGTACATCTGGCGCTCCTACTATTAACTATTTAGATAAAGAATCAATAAATAGGTCTTTTGCTCTTTGGAGAAGGTTTCATAAAGCTATTGGTTTAGAAACCAAGAGAGTTAAACAAGTTCGATTTTCTGGAAGGTTGATAGTTAAACCAGATGCGAAAAAACCTCCTTTCTGGGTTTATAATTATTTCGAGAATCAACTATTAATGTCTACGTATCATTTAACAAATGATAATTTATTTCATTATGTAAAAAAATTGAATCGTTTTAAACCAATATTATTGGACGGATATCCTTCAGCAATTTATATTATAAGTAGGTTTATTAATCAAAATAATCTGACATTAAGTTTTACTCCAAAGGCTATTGCAGTTACAGCAGAGACTTTATATGATTATCAAAGATTAGAAATAGAGAAAGCTTTTAATTGTCATGTATATAATCAATATGCTTCTAGTGAAGGAAGCCCCTTTATTACAGAATGCACCGAAGGAAATTTACACTTAAATACGGATTCTGGTATTTTTGAATTTATAAATATAAAAGGAGAAAAAGCAAAAGAAGGAGATGTTGCGCAATTAGTAGTCACTAGTTTTACTAATCTAAAAACACCTCTTATCAGATATAATATTGAAGATACGGTATTGCTTTCTGAAGAAGGTAAAACGTGTGATTGTGGTTGCGCCATGCCAATCATAGAAAAACTTACAGGTAGGGAAGATGATATTCTTTGGACAAAAGAAAAGGGATATGTTGGTAGAATGGATACCGCTTATAAAGGTTTGGAAGGTATTGTGAAAAGCCAAATTATTCAAGAAAATCCTGATGAGATTCTGGTTAATCTAATTGCAGATCACCAGTTTGATGCTAAAATGCAAGAGAAGCTAGTGCATAATTTAAAGGATCGATTAGGTCAAAATATCAGATATCAGATACAGGTAGTAAAAGATATTCCTTTGGGACCGAATGGCAAGTTTGATGCTGTCAAAAGAAACTTTACGATAGAATTGTAA
- a CDS encoding glycosyltransferase family 1 protein — protein sequence MTAIRVLQVFTIMNRGGAESMIMNYYRKIDREKVQFDFLVHRKEKAAFDDEIESLGGKIYRFDPINPLFPGDYYNKLRVFFKNNSKYSVVHSHLNTFSCFPLKIAKEFNIPCRIAHAHIAIDDVSILSLFSQKESIKETFKKLIKLQLKKKVKRDATHLFSCGDKAGKWLFGSKESFTTMNNAIDTEKFAYNASVAKEYKQEFNLQNRLVIGHVGRFASQKNHAFLLQIFAALVKEKPASDLVLIGDGPLKKVMEKEAKSLSIDSNVHFLGVRADVPELFQMFDIFVFPSFYEGLPVTLIEAQAAGIKVLASDSITTEVSLTDDIEFLSIDKPAELWANKILEIDAAIKNDNTEKIIKGEYDIVSNTQKIQKFYMEQIKV from the coding sequence ATGACAGCAATACGTGTTCTACAAGTTTTTACAATCATGAATCGGGGAGGAGCCGAATCTATGATTATGAATTATTATAGAAAGATTGATAGAGAGAAAGTACAGTTTGATTTTTTAGTACACAGAAAAGAAAAAGCCGCTTTTGATGATGAAATAGAAAGCTTAGGAGGAAAGATATATCGATTTGACCCTATCAACCCACTTTTTCCAGGTGATTATTATAATAAATTAAGAGTTTTCTTTAAAAATAACTCTAAATATTCCGTTGTACATTCTCATCTGAATACATTTAGTTGTTTTCCTCTTAAAATTGCTAAAGAATTTAATATTCCTTGTAGAATAGCGCACGCGCATATTGCAATAGATGATGTTAGTATTTTATCCCTGTTTTCTCAAAAAGAAAGTATAAAAGAAACATTCAAAAAACTAATCAAACTACAGTTAAAAAAGAAGGTTAAAAGAGACGCGACTCATTTATTTTCTTGCGGAGATAAAGCAGGGAAATGGTTATTTGGAAGCAAAGAATCTTTTACAACCATGAATAATGCAATTGATACAGAAAAGTTCGCATACAATGCATCAGTTGCTAAGGAGTACAAACAAGAGTTTAATTTGCAAAATAGATTGGTGATTGGTCATGTAGGGCGTTTTGCAAGTCAAAAAAATCATGCATTCTTATTACAAATTTTTGCTGCTTTAGTAAAAGAAAAACCAGCTAGTGATTTAGTTTTGATAGGTGATGGGCCGTTAAAGAAAGTGATGGAAAAAGAAGCCAAAAGTTTATCCATCGATAGCAACGTACATTTTTTAGGAGTAAGAGCGGATGTACCAGAATTATTTCAAATGTTTGATATCTTTGTTTTTCCTTCTTTTTATGAAGGTCTTCCTGTAACATTAATCGAAGCACAAGCAGCTGGTATTAAAGTGCTGGCATCTGATAGTATTACAACTGAAGTCAGCTTAACTGATGATATAGAGTTTCTTTCGATTGACAAGCCCGCCGAACTTTGGGCTAATAAAATATTAGAAATAGATGCTGCCATAAAAAATGATAATACAGAAAAGATAATCAAAGGGGAGTATGATATTGTTTCGAATACTCAAAAAATTCAGAAATTTTATATGGAACAAATAAAGGTGTAG
- a CDS encoding glycosyltransferase family 2 protein, which produces MKTITVFTPTYNRAYCLHKCYESLIKQSNQDFLWLIIDDGSSDDTEALVGSWIKDGKIDIQYHYQENQGMHGGHNAAYRLTETALNVCIDSDDCIGEEAIEKILVAWEKIKDKPEFAGLVGLDADPEGKIIGTTIPEHIKETTLYDLYNVHKVLGDKKLVYRTEVVKKYPPYPIFEGERFVPLGYLYQLIDQDYKLLPINEVLCEVEYMEDGSSMNILKQYRRHPKGFAFSRKSRMKLAKNFKDQFKNAIHYVSSAMFTKNGSFISESPKKLTTFLAIPFGVLLNLYIRYKTKGEF; this is translated from the coding sequence ATGAAAACTATAACCGTATTTACACCGACTTATAATAGAGCTTATTGCTTACATAAGTGTTATGAAAGTCTGATAAAGCAATCCAATCAAGATTTTCTTTGGTTAATTATCGATGATGGTTCTTCGGACGATACAGAAGCCCTCGTTGGTTCTTGGATTAAAGATGGTAAAATAGATATACAATACCATTATCAGGAGAACCAAGGAATGCATGGGGGACATAATGCAGCGTATAGACTAACAGAGACTGCGCTTAACGTTTGTATCGATAGTGATGATTGTATTGGAGAAGAGGCTATAGAGAAAATTCTTGTTGCTTGGGAAAAAATAAAAGATAAACCAGAGTTTGCCGGATTGGTAGGATTAGATGCAGATCCTGAAGGGAAAATTATAGGAACTACAATTCCGGAACATATAAAAGAAACTACATTATATGATTTGTATAATGTTCATAAGGTATTAGGAGATAAAAAATTAGTGTATAGGACAGAGGTGGTGAAAAAGTACCCTCCGTATCCTATTTTTGAAGGAGAACGTTTTGTTCCGTTAGGGTATTTGTATCAGTTAATTGATCAGGATTATAAATTACTACCGATAAACGAGGTGTTATGCGAAGTAGAATATATGGAGGATGGATCAAGTATGAATATTTTGAAACAATATAGGAGGCACCCTAAAGGTTTTGCATTTTCTAGAAAAAGTAGAATGAAGCTTGCTAAAAACTTTAAGGATCAATTTAAGAATGCAATACATTATGTGTCTAGTGCTATGTTTACTAAAAATGGATCTTTCATAAGTGAATCGCCTAAGAAACTGACTACTTTTTTGGCAATACCATTTGGAGTACTTCTAAACTTGTATATACGATATAAAACTAAAGGAGAATTTTAA
- a CDS encoding EpsG family protein yields MNTLVPLEYYFPFYINIFLILVLFTLLHTMVLEIHDSKNIVFINFAGIVLVTFLILYLGLRPVSGKYFGDMRTYTKYFEWYQSGGAILGSKDVFFHIYMKSLSYIVSAPVFFTVCAAIYIVPLAKISRTLFKEYWYYAFLMFAVSFSFYTYGVNGIRNGAATSLFLLGLSFHRKKVIMALFFLLATSFHKTMFLPIIAYVLTYFYNNPKTYLKGWLLCIPLSLIMGGLWISIFSSLGFADDRLSGYLNAEVDASAFASTGFRWDFLFHSAFAVFAGWYFIYKKKFEDKFYYQLLNTYLICNGFWILVIKANYSNRFAYLSWFMMGLIIIYPFLKQRMFKNQHFMIGKVVLIYFSFTYMMYYLYK; encoded by the coding sequence ATGAACACTTTAGTACCCTTAGAGTATTATTTTCCATTCTATATTAATATATTTTTAATATTAGTATTGTTTACATTGTTGCATACGATGGTTTTGGAGATTCATGACTCAAAGAATATTGTGTTTATAAATTTTGCTGGGATTGTATTAGTAACTTTTTTAATTCTTTATTTAGGATTAAGACCAGTTAGTGGTAAATATTTTGGTGATATGAGGACTTACACTAAGTATTTTGAATGGTATCAGAGCGGAGGAGCAATACTAGGTTCGAAAGATGTTTTTTTTCATATATACATGAAAAGTCTATCATATATAGTATCAGCTCCTGTGTTTTTTACAGTTTGTGCTGCTATCTACATAGTTCCGTTAGCAAAAATTTCTAGAACATTGTTTAAAGAATATTGGTATTATGCTTTTTTAATGTTTGCTGTTTCTTTTTCTTTTTATACGTATGGAGTTAATGGTATTAGAAATGGTGCGGCGACTTCTCTTTTCTTACTGGGATTGAGTTTTCATAGAAAAAAAGTGATTATGGCGTTGTTTTTTTTACTAGCAACATCATTCCATAAAACAATGTTTTTACCAATAATTGCTTACGTATTAACCTACTTTTATAATAACCCAAAGACTTATCTGAAAGGATGGCTTCTTTGTATTCCATTATCATTAATTATGGGTGGGCTTTGGATTTCTATTTTTAGTAGTTTAGGATTTGCTGACGATAGGCTTTCAGGTTATTTAAATGCAGAAGTTGATGCATCTGCTTTTGCTAGCACCGGATTTCGTTGGGATTTTCTTTTTCATAGTGCTTTTGCCGTATTCGCTGGATGGTACTTTATTTATAAAAAGAAATTTGAAGACAAGTTTTATTATCAACTTTTAAATACCTATCTAATTTGTAATGGATTTTGGATCTTAGTAATTAAGGCTAATTATTCTAATCGATTCGCTTATCTGTCATGGTTTATGATGGGATTGATAATAATATATCCATTTCTTAAACAACGTATGTTCAAAAATCAACATTTTATGATTGGAAAAGTAGTTTTGATTTACTTTTCATTTACATATATGATGTATTATTTATACAAATGA
- a CDS encoding serine O-acetyltransferase gives MRSLILNIYKIFLLPHVIVYQMSKNKDVVDKDIERWALAKGIKGGKVSLLLNFIANSPDFRTLFYFRNRGIVSSLLNIYCKKEKYFRIDISTKLGGGVLTGHPYSTILNADSIGENLYVNHLVTVGEVNGKRPTIGDNVSIYTGAIIIGDIKIGNNCSIGAGSVVVKDIPDNCVVVGNPARIIKQDGKKI, from the coding sequence ATGAGATCATTAATTTTAAATATTTATAAGATCTTTTTACTACCTCACGTGATTGTATATCAAATGAGTAAAAACAAAGATGTTGTTGATAAGGATATAGAAAGGTGGGCGTTGGCTAAAGGAATAAAAGGAGGTAAGGTATCATTACTTTTAAATTTCATAGCTAATTCTCCAGATTTTAGAACATTATTCTATTTTAGAAATAGAGGTATAGTATCTAGTTTGTTAAACATATACTGTAAAAAAGAAAAGTATTTTAGAATTGATATTAGCACAAAGCTTGGTGGAGGAGTGTTAACAGGACATCCATATAGTACCATTCTAAATGCAGATTCTATCGGTGAAAATTTATATGTAAATCATTTGGTTACTGTCGGAGAGGTAAATGGAAAGCGACCAACAATTGGGGATAACGTATCAATTTATACGGGAGCAATTATTATTGGCGATATCAAAATAGGTAATAATTGTTCGATCGGTGCCGGATCTGTTGTTGTAAAAGACATTCCGGATAATTGTGTAGTAGTCGGAAATCCTGCTCGTATTATTAAACAAGATGGTAAAAAGATTTAA
- a CDS encoding glycosyltransferase family 4 protein yields MRIVFIIDQVYLHGGIERVLSIKANYFAAQENTEVHVITTEQKDEKACYIFDERILFKDLGINYNRRKSYFHPTNLKKLPKHISRTKAVLKDIKPDVVVVCSHSVDTYFVPFIVKRIPKVKEFHYSKFIEKDKRQNPSLFKKYFFKFADYVESKYDTLVILNKDESNYYKSNNTVVIPNPLTFYPDKKAELSSNKVITAGRIAAVKGYDILIDIWKEIAKIRKDWQLFIFGSGEERYVNMLQDKIEEACIQDTIKLMGSTNKIKEEMLQSSIFVMTSHNECFPLVLLEAQACGLPIVSFDCPYGPRNIIDKETGVLVELHDNSSFVYQLNELMDNREVMQKMGVNARKNAEKYQLDAVMNLWQKMFNDLIK; encoded by the coding sequence ATGAGAATAGTCTTTATCATTGATCAGGTATACTTACACGGAGGGATAGAAAGAGTGCTCTCTATCAAGGCTAATTATTTTGCCGCCCAAGAAAACACCGAAGTTCATGTTATTACTACAGAACAAAAAGATGAAAAGGCCTGTTATATATTTGATGAAAGAATACTATTTAAAGATTTAGGTATTAATTACAATCGAAGAAAGTCATATTTTCATCCTACAAACCTTAAAAAGCTGCCTAAACATATTTCACGAACTAAAGCAGTATTAAAGGATATAAAACCGGATGTAGTGGTGGTTTGTAGCCACAGTGTGGACACCTATTTTGTTCCGTTTATCGTAAAACGTATTCCAAAGGTTAAAGAGTTTCATTATTCAAAATTTATTGAAAAAGACAAACGACAAAACCCTAGCTTGTTTAAAAAATACTTTTTCAAGTTTGCGGATTATGTGGAATCAAAATATGATACACTGGTTATTCTAAATAAAGATGAATCTAATTATTATAAGAGTAATAATACGGTTGTTATTCCGAATCCATTAACTTTTTATCCAGATAAAAAAGCAGAGCTATCTAGCAACAAAGTTATAACTGCTGGAAGAATTGCTGCCGTAAAGGGGTATGATATTCTTATCGATATATGGAAAGAAATAGCCAAAATTAGAAAAGATTGGCAACTTTTTATCTTTGGTAGTGGAGAAGAGAGGTATGTTAATATGCTTCAGGATAAAATAGAAGAAGCATGTATTCAGGATACTATAAAGTTAATGGGATCTACTAATAAGATTAAAGAGGAAATGTTACAATCTTCTATTTTTGTAATGACATCTCATAACGAGTGTTTTCCTCTAGTATTATTAGAAGCGCAAGCCTGCGGTTTGCCGATAGTATCTTTTGATTGTCCATATGGACCTAGAAATATAATAGATAAGGAAACTGGGGTTTTGGTGGAGTTGCACGATAATAGTTCATTTGTTTATCAACTTAATGAATTAATGGATAATAGAGAAGTGATGCAGAAAATGGGCGTAAATGCTAGAAAAAATGCTGAAAAGTATCAATTGGATGCAGTAATGAATCTCTGGCAGAAAATGTTTAATGATTTAATAAAATAA
- a CDS encoding glycosyltransferase family 4 protein yields MIKLLYITNNINGPGGLERVLSIKASYLADHLDYEIHILTLNQKEVHPFYDFSNKIVYHNISVGGNFVSYFLQYSKKIRAIVKNIKPDVIAVCDDGLKGFFVPLILGKLCPMIYERHVSRSVEIKKGKRSLSKRMATGVKFGLMNFGGKYYDHFVVLTNGNLNEWSFKNLKVIPNPLSFYPETKSTLETKKVLAVGKHSYQKGYDRLLKSWKKVVEKHPSWILDIYGTISEKEGLATLADTLNISKTINFYPPVKNIAEKYKEASIYTMSSRFEGFGMVLTEAMAYGVPCISYDCPYGPSDIITDKENGLLIDNGNIDAFADGIISLIEDNENRKSMGIKAKEAVKKYLPETIAKEWDALFKDLTNTSLK; encoded by the coding sequence TTGATAAAACTACTATACATAACAAACAATATCAATGGTCCCGGAGGATTAGAAAGGGTGCTGTCAATTAAGGCTAGTTACCTTGCTGATCATTTAGACTATGAAATTCATATTCTGACATTAAATCAGAAGGAAGTACATCCGTTTTATGATTTTAGTAATAAAATAGTGTACCATAATATTTCTGTTGGAGGTAATTTTGTTTCTTATTTTTTACAATATTCAAAAAAGATTCGTGCTATAGTAAAAAATATTAAACCTGATGTTATTGCGGTATGTGATGATGGACTAAAAGGTTTTTTTGTGCCGTTGATCTTAGGAAAACTTTGTCCTATGATATATGAAAGGCACGTTTCTAGAAGTGTAGAAATCAAAAAAGGGAAAAGATCATTATCCAAAAGAATGGCTACTGGTGTTAAATTTGGGTTGATGAATTTTGGAGGTAAGTATTACGATCATTTTGTGGTATTGACTAATGGAAACCTTAATGAGTGGTCTTTTAAAAACCTAAAAGTAATTCCTAATCCTTTATCATTTTATCCAGAAACCAAAAGCACGTTAGAAACCAAAAAAGTTTTAGCTGTAGGGAAACATAGTTACCAAAAAGGATATGATAGATTGCTAAAAAGTTGGAAAAAAGTCGTAGAAAAACACCCTAGTTGGATATTAGATATATACGGTACTATTAGTGAAAAAGAAGGGTTAGCTACATTGGCTGATACTCTTAATATTTCAAAAACGATAAACTTTTATCCGCCAGTAAAAAATATAGCAGAAAAATATAAAGAAGCTTCGATCTATACGATGTCATCGAGATTCGAAGGTTTTGGCATGGTGCTAACGGAAGCGATGGCGTATGGTGTGCCTTGTATTTCTTATGATTGTCCATATGGACCCTCAGATATCATTACAGATAAAGAAAATGGACTTTTGATTGATAATGGAAATATAGATGCTTTTGCAGATGGGATAATTTCTCTAATTGAAGATAATGAAAACAGAAAATCAATGGGAATTAAAGCAAAGGAAGCAGTAAAAAAATATTTACCAGAAACTATTGCTAAAGAATGGGACGCTCTTTTTAAGGATTTAACAAATACTTCTTTAAAATGA
- a CDS encoding acyltransferase family protein: protein MDQAVSNKIRILSFFSIFMVVVCHAYNLTNLSIETNRNVVYYIEYLFALELSNIFIPMFFFISGYLFFKNHDLTVATFKRKIRNRFKTLVIPYILWCALWFFIVYAIQFIPILSHFFEQPLHQMPAWKQAWLAFVDPINYTFWFIRELIFYIWLTPFIYLGIRYLKFMFPVLLFALLFLKQPSLFYVNSIYLFQFLGLFSFSCGAYTSISKFNIISSFKNSTYIFSLIIWALLIVCNFYVRDAYPDDYWLAILCKRITMFVGFFTVWTWYDFINNKYEFRNKELYGYRFFIYAAHGVALTYFTKIYVKYIGEKDFILLVLFFISPILATLVCVGFAKLLQRSIPKVYSALTGSR, encoded by the coding sequence ATGGATCAAGCCGTTAGTAATAAAATTCGGATACTTTCATTCTTTTCAATTTTTATGGTTGTTGTCTGTCATGCTTATAATTTGACTAACCTGAGTATTGAAACAAATAGAAATGTTGTTTACTACATAGAATATTTATTTGCATTGGAGCTTTCTAATATTTTTATTCCAATGTTCTTTTTTATCTCAGGATATCTATTCTTTAAAAATCATGATTTAACAGTAGCTACTTTTAAAAGAAAAATAAGAAATAGATTTAAGACCCTTGTTATTCCATATATCTTATGGTGTGCGTTGTGGTTTTTCATAGTATATGCTATTCAGTTTATTCCGATTTTATCTCATTTTTTTGAACAACCATTACATCAAATGCCAGCATGGAAACAGGCTTGGTTGGCTTTTGTAGACCCTATAAATTATACGTTTTGGTTTATACGAGAATTGATTTTTTATATATGGTTAACTCCATTTATATATTTGGGAATTAGGTATTTAAAATTCATGTTCCCTGTTTTACTATTTGCACTACTTTTTTTAAAACAACCAAGTTTGTTTTATGTAAATAGCATCTATTTGTTTCAGTTTCTTGGTTTGTTTTCTTTTTCTTGCGGTGCATATACATCTATTTCAAAGTTTAATATAATTTCTAGTTTTAAGAATTCAACTTACATTTTTTCATTAATTATATGGGCATTACTTATTGTTTGTAATTTTTATGTAAGAGATGCTTATCCGGATGATTACTGGTTAGCTATACTATGCAAAAGGATAACAATGTTTGTTGGTTTTTTTACAGTATGGACTTGGTATGATTTTATAAATAACAAATATGAGTTTAGAAATAAAGAACTTTATGGATATAGATTTTTTATTTATGCAGCGCATGGTGTAGCTCTGACTTATTTTACTAAGATTTATGTGAAATATATTGGAGAAAAAGATTTTATATTACTTGTTCTGTTCTTTATTAGTCCAATTTTAGCAACGCTGGTATGTGTCGGCTTTGCTAAGTTATTACAGAGAAGTATACCAAAGGTTTACTCCGCTTTGACCGGAAGTAGATAA